Proteins encoded in a region of the Paenibacillus sp. E222 genome:
- a CDS encoding AAA family ATPase, protein MKIKNIQNALSQQYAEREEVIEGLMVAMIARQHALLIGPPGTGKSAMVSDLTKRITGANYFQWLSDTLQYTRGAIWTCIFERIGTGCVQAEHGWQITNGTYILSR, encoded by the coding sequence ATGAAAATTAAAAATATTCAAAATGCGTTGTCACAACAATATGCAGAACGTGAAGAAGTCATTGAAGGGCTTATGGTAGCCATGATTGCTCGTCAACATGCCCTTTTGATTGGACCGCCCGGAACAGGAAAGAGCGCAATGGTGAGTGATTTGACCAAGCGTATTACAGGAGCCAATTATTTTCAATGGCTGTCTGACACGCTTCAGTACACCAGAGGAGCTATTTGGACCTGTATCTTTGAAAGAATTGGAACAGGGTGTGTACAAGCGGAACACGGCTGGCAAATTACCAACGGCACATACATCCTTTCTCGATGA
- a CDS encoding AAA family ATPase, which produces MKELEQGVYKRNTAGKLPTAHTSFLDEIFKANSAILNALLTLINERIFYNDGAPAQVPLMSLIGSSNEYPEEGEGLEALFDRFLLRFEVNYIGEDQSFVSMLKGSPPSPADMNIEELFQLQFFSDTVVIPDEVFDALSKIRRELMDEGIRPSDRRFKQTLSVIRAKAVLAGRDKAILEDLMILKNSLWEKPEQRDKVMKIVRNYAQDAVKTRIQGIEAETADIMKNLDQSSNSTDVAVESTKKLKSLVNELKKLQKEQPNRSEIESTITTVQSSLSGIASQVLGV; this is translated from the coding sequence TTGAAAGAATTGGAACAGGGTGTGTACAAGCGGAACACGGCTGGCAAATTACCAACGGCACATACATCCTTTCTCGATGAGATTTTTAAAGCGAATAGTGCCATTTTGAATGCACTTTTGACACTCATTAATGAAAGGATATTTTACAATGATGGCGCGCCAGCACAAGTTCCGCTCATGTCACTCATTGGCAGCTCAAATGAGTATCCTGAGGAAGGGGAAGGACTGGAGGCATTGTTCGACCGATTTCTACTGAGATTTGAGGTTAACTATATCGGAGAGGATCAGTCTTTTGTATCCATGTTGAAAGGATCTCCACCATCTCCTGCGGATATGAATATTGAAGAACTGTTTCAACTTCAATTTTTTAGTGACACGGTAGTGATTCCTGATGAGGTTTTTGATGCCTTGAGCAAAATTAGGAGAGAACTGATGGATGAAGGGATTCGTCCTTCGGATCGACGTTTTAAACAGACTCTCTCTGTGATCCGCGCGAAGGCCGTACTTGCTGGCAGAGATAAGGCTATCTTGGAAGACCTCATGATTCTCAAGAACAGTTTGTGGGAAAAACCGGAACAACGCGATAAGGTCATGAAAATCGTGCGGAACTATGCTCAGGATGCGGTGAAGACACGTATTCAAGGAATTGAAGCTGAAACAGCAGATATTATGAAAAATTTGGATCAGTCCAGTAATTCTACGGACGTTGCTGTTGAAAGTACGAAGAAACTGAAATCGTTGGTCAATGAGCTGAAAAAACTTCAAAAAGAACAACCAAACAGATCAGAAATTGAGAGTACGATTACAACTGTTCAAAGCTCTTTGAGTGGTATCGCGTCACAAGTGTTGGGAGTGTAG
- a CDS encoding VWA domain-containing protein, producing MKEPMKSVLNTDAYDRRRFGQLMEMSDSLKKIGKEGKNIFPLIQPLMSDLWAGLFKMKPELLDEVPEEIGMNHQLMKKVMTDQGYLDFREFTRLDDLAAAIGTTKYSETVLGWLKEQAKQDQDLAEALKKLIQGEKGASQQATDALSAALNQNGSQLSQMLAQAADEAVETKENVKSILGGIQAGSGDSELKKVPLKEQLFLAEKLSHNKNLKEIAKWAGRMKVIANRKQRSKHKDAIDRNGIRQGSDIEQLLPMELGSYASPISKLDFLRRYAECQTLQYDTKGKEHLGKGPIILCLDQSGSMKDQDTISKGFALALMSIARKQRRDFAWIPFSSHASDAIIYERGKIEVQDMIQLATVFLDGGTNFVQPLNKASEVIKQSRFNQADVIFVTDGEAHVNHDFLKAWTSLKEQKGFSVLSLLLGKESIHGVDGFSDRIVRASSFEDQSIEQAFDI from the coding sequence ATGAAGGAACCTATGAAATCTGTTTTAAACACAGATGCATATGACCGTAGACGATTTGGACAGTTAATGGAAATGTCGGACAGCCTCAAGAAAATTGGAAAAGAGGGGAAAAACATATTCCCCTTGATCCAACCTTTAATGAGTGATCTATGGGCCGGGTTGTTCAAAATGAAGCCAGAGCTACTTGATGAGGTTCCTGAAGAAATTGGAATGAACCATCAGCTCATGAAAAAAGTCATGACTGATCAAGGATATCTGGATTTTCGTGAGTTTACTCGCTTGGATGATCTGGCAGCAGCCATTGGCACAACGAAATACAGTGAAACCGTTCTTGGATGGTTAAAAGAGCAGGCTAAGCAAGATCAAGACTTGGCAGAAGCTTTAAAGAAGCTCATTCAAGGAGAAAAGGGAGCTTCCCAGCAAGCTACAGATGCTTTATCCGCAGCACTTAATCAGAACGGTTCTCAATTATCACAAATGCTCGCTCAGGCTGCTGATGAGGCGGTAGAGACTAAAGAAAATGTGAAATCTATTTTAGGTGGAATACAGGCCGGAAGTGGTGACAGTGAGCTGAAGAAGGTTCCTTTAAAAGAGCAATTATTTCTTGCTGAAAAGTTGAGTCATAATAAGAATTTGAAGGAAATCGCAAAATGGGCAGGACGAATGAAGGTCATTGCGAATCGTAAACAGCGTTCTAAACATAAGGATGCGATTGATCGGAATGGAATTCGGCAAGGGAGTGATATTGAGCAACTGCTGCCGATGGAGCTGGGCAGTTACGCCAGCCCCATTAGCAAATTGGATTTCTTACGCCGATATGCGGAATGTCAAACTCTTCAGTATGATACGAAGGGAAAAGAGCATCTCGGTAAAGGGCCAATCATCCTGTGTCTAGATCAATCTGGTAGTATGAAGGATCAGGATACTATTTCCAAGGGATTCGCTTTGGCACTCATGAGCATTGCTCGGAAACAGAGAAGGGATTTTGCGTGGATTCCGTTTTCCTCACATGCTTCTGATGCAATCATCTATGAGCGAGGAAAAATTGAAGTGCAAGATATGATTCAGCTTGCTACCGTTTTTCTTGACGGAGGTACGAATTTTGTACAACCCTTAAACAAAGCAAGCGAAGTCATTAAACAAAGTCGATTTAATCAAGCAGATGTTATTTTTGTTACTGATGGGGAAGCGCATGTAAATCATGATTTTTTAAAAGCGTGGACTAGCTTGAAGGAACAAAAAGGATTTTCTGTCTTGTCCTTGTTATTAGGGAAAGAATCCATTCATGGAGTAGACGGATTCTCTGATCGAATTGTTCGAGCCTCGTCGTTTGAGGATCAATCTATAGAGCAGGCTTTTGATATATGA
- a CDS encoding DUF262 domain-containing protein, translating into MKRSSIQRTTKSLLNIRERIRFDLPFQRNSVWKNDRRSYLVDSVIRDRYIPNILVWNNGDGYIWVIDGRQRWESVFFFADGDYKLSNGTADLNGESIAGKRHLSVTRTCSH; encoded by the coding sequence ATGAAAAGGTCAAGTATTCAGAGAACTACAAAAAGTCTTTTAAATATACGTGAACGTATTCGATTTGATTTGCCATTCCAACGCAACAGCGTGTGGAAGAATGATCGACGCTCGTACCTGGTCGATTCCGTCATTAGGGATCGCTACATCCCAAATATTCTCGTTTGGAATAACGGAGACGGATATATCTGGGTTATTGATGGTAGACAGCGTTGGGAGTCAGTTTTCTTCTTTGCCGATGGCGATTACAAGTTGAGTAATGGAACAGCGGATCTCAATGGTGAGTCGATTGCCGGTAAACGACATCTGTCGGTGACAAGAACATGTTCCCATTGA
- a CDS encoding MFS transporter gives MLLPLYLQNARGYTAIEAGLLMLPGALIMGFLMPVTGRLFDRFGAKRKYYWAAYYDRYDPRLY, from the coding sequence ATGCTTCTGCCACTATATCTTCAAAATGCCCGCGGCTATACAGCAATTGAAGCAGGCCTGCTTATGCTTCCCGGAGCACTCATCATGGGTTTTCTGATGCCTGTTACAGGTAGGCTGTTTGATCGCTTCGGAGCCAAGCGGAAGTATTATTGGGCAGCTTATTACGATCGGTACGACCCTAGGCTTTATTAA
- a CDS encoding DUF1963 domain-containing protein, whose protein sequence is MTEVNEDEAAHDQFFDEFDSYPQTKIGGYASYIQSPVSLEDFQFIMQIGSEEKPGVMVGDNGDDVLLRSRSNGEWHMHWDCY, encoded by the coding sequence TTGACGGAAGTGAACGAGGATGAAGCTGCGCACGATCAGTTCTTCGATGAATTCGACAGTTACCCGCAAACGAAAATAGGAGGATACGCATCCTATATCCAGTCACCGGTTTCCTTAGAAGATTTTCAGTTTATCATGCAGATCGGAAGCGAGGAAAAGCCGGGAGTTATGGTGGGTGACAACGGGGACGATGTACTGTTAAGGTCTCGTTCGAATGGTGAATGGCACATGCATTGGGATTGTTATTGA
- a CDS encoding DUF4073 domain-containing protein — protein MDRYQVRSAKAIDCYLPSIDDGVKWITYDEVNPPIFPGSVSVRVRVKADPVSQVPSGKTKFVSFVENVAMYIRINDASNTFEKAYISSAMEYSSNDGETWTTYNEANPPQFPGDLTILLRESANDFLPAGPAKSFTFTSNVYVLTGNNSLSTSLSTLEYSRNGGEWVALNVDQVVPMQSGDVVQVREAARDPFPAGTPTSYDY, from the coding sequence ATGGATCGTTACCAGGTTCGCTCGGCAAAGGCCATTGACTGTTACTTGCCTTCCATCGACGATGGTGTGAAATGGATTACTTATGATGAAGTAAACCCTCCTATTTTCCCTGGAAGCGTATCTGTAAGAGTTAGAGTTAAAGCTGATCCAGTTAGTCAGGTTCCATCTGGGAAAACGAAGTTTGTTAGCTTTGTAGAAAATGTAGCAATGTATATTCGTATTAATGATGCTAGTAACACATTTGAAAAAGCGTATATATCATCAGCAATGGAGTATTCCTCAAATGACGGAGAAACGTGGACTACGTATAATGAGGCAAATCCACCACAATTCCCTGGAGACCTTACGATCCTTCTTCGCGAAAGTGCAAACGATTTTCTTCCAGCAGGACCAGCCAAAAGTTTTACATTCACATCTAATGTTTATGTCCTAACTGGAAACAATTCGCTATCCACGTCATTGTCGACGCTTGAATATTCTCGGAATGGTGGAGAGTGGGTTGCATTGAATGTGGATCAAGTAGTACCCATGCAATCCGGTGACGTTGTACAAGTTCGAGAAGCGGCTCGTGATCCATTCCCAGCAGGAACGCCAACATCTTATGATTACTAA
- a CDS encoding XRE family transcriptional regulator — MEVKTQQTIRAELLNYIEENQMLVYHFAEISGINSGTLSRFINGSQLIPIKALDRMTYTMGLEEGTFYDLYVDELLLDPSTDWRRLRPFLTRCSQLNKLFCIEKVVDLMLEKSYYISSLFDFAESLYEGGNTTASLLIYKKVSEGERYQHAERLAVCQYRIFKLSLGNDQHINYELALVFEPFVTRLGELEQLDAIKDLVNLYVSLQKWEKAKQLSTEMGRIARIQYDLKHKRKVNEISVSGPKKVLFGYILYSHLILGTVAEEARDFNEAFYHLEKYEDHSWIVETDAAAEQTKKQFLVWATANRMLYRIMTGDIQLIENYVDSLASNDNEILLALFKVVKAALKYSCNIDHILERYNEMIQNQVISQKKVGTYTSQVINDRFVIFLADLAEYYIRSLRPNIGIIFVLDSLAISAKLNNDAYLVRCFCLFEKLRHSATVDQLDKYKAILKEGELVI; from the coding sequence TTGGAAGTGAAAACTCAACAAACAATTCGGGCAGAGTTGTTAAATTACATAGAAGAAAATCAAATGCTTGTTTATCATTTTGCTGAAATATCGGGTATAAATTCTGGAACTCTTAGTCGCTTTATCAATGGTTCTCAGCTCATTCCGATTAAAGCTCTTGATAGAATGACATACACGATGGGACTTGAAGAGGGCACTTTTTATGATCTATATGTAGATGAGCTGCTGCTTGATCCATCAACAGACTGGAGAAGGTTACGGCCGTTTCTAACTAGATGCTCACAGTTAAATAAACTATTCTGTATTGAAAAAGTTGTTGATCTTATGTTGGAGAAATCTTACTATATTTCTTCACTATTTGATTTTGCTGAATCTCTGTATGAGGGAGGCAATACCACGGCATCACTTCTTATCTATAAAAAAGTCTCAGAAGGAGAACGTTATCAGCATGCCGAAAGGTTAGCTGTGTGTCAATATAGAATCTTCAAATTATCACTAGGGAATGATCAGCATATCAATTATGAACTTGCTCTTGTATTCGAACCTTTTGTCACAAGGTTGGGTGAATTAGAACAACTTGATGCTATAAAAGATCTCGTTAACTTGTATGTTTCTTTGCAGAAATGGGAGAAAGCAAAACAATTAAGCACTGAAATGGGACGAATAGCTAGAATACAATACGATTTAAAACATAAAAGGAAAGTAAATGAAATCAGTGTGAGTGGACCTAAAAAAGTGTTATTTGGGTATATTTTGTATTCGCATTTGATATTAGGGACAGTAGCTGAAGAGGCTCGGGATTTCAATGAAGCTTTTTATCATTTAGAAAAATATGAGGATCACAGTTGGATCGTTGAAACCGACGCTGCAGCCGAGCAAACAAAGAAACAATTTTTAGTCTGGGCCACCGCGAATAGAATGCTTTATAGAATAATGACAGGGGATATCCAATTAATTGAGAATTATGTAGATTCTTTGGCTAGCAACGATAACGAAATACTTCTGGCTCTATTCAAAGTTGTGAAAGCTGCGCTGAAATACTCCTGTAATATCGACCATATTTTAGAGCGCTATAACGAAATGATTCAAAACCAGGTAATCTCCCAGAAAAAGGTGGGGACATATACTTCTCAAGTAATTAACGACAGATTTGTGATTTTCTTAGCTGATTTAGCTGAATATTATATTAGATCTCTACGCCCTAATATTGGTATAATCTTTGTGTTAGATAGTTTGGCAATATCTGCTAAACTAAATAATGATGCTTATCTGGTCAGATGCTTCTGCTTATTTGAGAAATTGAGGCATTCAGCAACAGTGGATCAACTAGATAAGTATAAAGCAATTTTAAAGGAGGGCGAATTAGTTATATGA
- a CDS encoding aspartyl-phosphate phosphatase Spo0E family protein, producing MSTNPTIKEKIEEERDVLNKLVNIYGIEHPLVIRQSELLDELINQHNNDTKTSSS from the coding sequence ATGTCTACTAATCCTACAATTAAAGAAAAAATAGAAGAAGAGAGGGATGTCTTAAACAAGTTAGTTAACATATATGGTATTGAACATCCTTTGGTTATCAGACAATCCGAACTATTAGATGAATTAATAAATCAACACAACAATGATACAAAAACATCATCCAGTTAG
- a CDS encoding SOS response-associated peptidase, with product MCGRFTITDPIEAILDRYYASIADGFEYKPNYNAAPMQYIPTIIGSKDGNRLGSLRWGLVPVWAKDDKIGNKMINARAETLNEKPAFKRLISSKRCIIPCSGFYEWKKEGTDKQPMRILMKDESIFSLAGLYDTWADPDGNKLSTCTIITTQPNELMEDIHNRMPVILRPEDEAEWLGRDNDDVQSLLGLLKPYQASEMRAYEVPKGVGNVRNNNEDLIREVG from the coding sequence ATGTGTGGTAGATTTACAATCACTGACCCCATTGAAGCTATATTAGACCGGTACTATGCATCTATTGCAGATGGATTTGAGTACAAGCCTAATTACAACGCTGCACCTATGCAGTACATCCCCACCATTATAGGGAGCAAAGACGGCAATAGGCTGGGCTCACTCCGATGGGGACTGGTACCCGTTTGGGCCAAGGATGACAAGATCGGTAACAAGATGATTAACGCTCGAGCTGAGACACTAAATGAAAAGCCGGCCTTTAAACGACTGATCAGCTCCAAGCGTTGTATCATCCCATGCAGCGGATTCTACGAGTGGAAGAAAGAAGGGACAGACAAACAGCCGATGCGCATACTGATGAAGGATGAAAGTATCTTTTCATTGGCTGGCCTTTATGATACCTGGGCGGATCCGGACGGCAATAAGCTCAGCACATGCACCATCATTACTACTCAGCCCAATGAACTGATGGAAGACATCCACAATCGTATGCCGGTTATCCTGCGTCCAGAGGACGAGGCGGAATGGCTTGGAAGAGATAATGATGATGTTCAGTCGTTGCTCGGTCTGTTGAAGCCGTATCAAGCATCAGAGATGCGCGCATACGAAGTACCAAAGGGAGTAGGTAACGTACGTAATAACAACGAGGATTTGATTAGAGAAGTAGGCTGA
- a CDS encoding YolD-like family protein codes for MSSKLTANGIFEGSRIILPEHREAYLNEMKEQERRGKPALDEQEMQLIEEAILESYQECRSVTLTVFNPFDDEIMRGVVTSIDKPNRRIKLVRADEDYSWIKIEEITAASR; via the coding sequence GTGTCGAGCAAATTGACGGCTAACGGGATCTTTGAAGGATCTCGCATTATTCTTCCAGAACATCGGGAAGCATACTTAAACGAAATGAAGGAACAAGAGAGACGGGGGAAGCCTGCCTTGGATGAACAGGAAATGCAGCTCATTGAGGAAGCGATCCTGGAATCTTACCAAGAATGCCGCTCTGTTACGTTGACTGTATTTAACCCATTTGATGACGAGATTATGCGGGGCGTTGTGACATCGATCGATAAGCCAAACAGGAGAATTAAACTTGTACGCGCTGATGAGGATTATAGTTGGATCAAGATCGAAGAAATTACTGCGGCAAGCCGATAA
- a CDS encoding CatB-related O-acetyltransferase, with amino-acid sequence MNINHFNHWSEIKYLKDIVTNPLIDVGDYSYYSGYYDNHSSFEDGCVRYLWGDEKSRSLFNPIEEFGWQIDRLIIGNYVCIAAGVVILMGGNNNHHAEWITVYPFANQISRSFSPKGDTIIESDAWIGMNAMIMPGVTIGEGAIVAAGSIVTKDVAPYTIVGGNPAKEVRKRFSEEEIMKLKEMRWFDWKRESIEAATHLLSGSSIDELYEYYLSEIKD; translated from the coding sequence ATGAATATAAACCACTTTAATCACTGGTCCGAAATTAAGTATTTAAAGGACATTGTAACCAATCCATTAATTGATGTTGGCGATTACTCCTATTACTCTGGTTATTACGATAACCATTCATCTTTTGAAGATGGATGCGTAAGATATTTATGGGGAGATGAAAAATCGAGGAGCTTATTCAACCCAATTGAGGAATTTGGTTGGCAAATAGATCGATTAATTATTGGTAATTATGTATGTATCGCAGCCGGTGTCGTTATTCTTATGGGAGGAAATAACAATCACCATGCGGAGTGGATCACGGTTTATCCGTTCGCTAATCAAATTAGCCGTTCCTTCTCACCCAAGGGAGATACCATTATAGAAAGCGATGCATGGATCGGCATGAATGCCATGATTATGCCTGGTGTTACCATTGGTGAAGGTGCGATTGTTGCAGCAGGCTCAATTGTAACAAAAGATGTCGCCCCTTACACGATAGTTGGTGGAAATCCTGCAAAAGAAGTTAGAAAGCGTTTCTCAGAAGAAGAAATCATGAAGTTAAAAGAAATGCGCTGGTTTGATTGGAAAAGAGAATCAATTGAAGCAGCCACTCACTTACTTTCTGGCTCTTCTATTGATGAGTTATATGAGTACTATTTATCAGAAATTAAGGACTGA
- a CDS encoding aldehyde dehydrogenase, with protein sequence MEQEKQLVSAQRTFFYTGQTKSIEYRIRALQQLRQGIEKYQQRILDALRADLNKSETEAYGSEIRIVLGELDFALEHLEEWATPKPVPTNSAIPDGTSLIYPEPYGVALIIAPWNYPFQLAFGPLIGAIAAGNCAIIKPSELTPAVSRLTYNLIHEIFPSEYLAVMEGEVETSTALLKEKFDYIFFTGSTGVGRIVMKAAAEHLTPVTLELGGKSPVIVHQDADLKLAAQRIVRGKFLNAGQTCVAPDYLLVHEDVHDKLVELIGAEIQDKFGDDVLQNADFPHIVNARNFDRLAVLLQDGKAVIGGRSERDQLLIEPTVLGEVDWKSPVMQEEIFGPILPVFKYTDLNPMLDEIVRRPKPLALYLFTQDENLQNQVLNQVSFGGGCINDTLSHMTSHYLPFGGVGESGMGSYHGQQSFDVFSHHKSILKRSE encoded by the coding sequence ATGGAACAAGAGAAGCAACTGGTTTCCGCACAGCGGACATTTTTTTATACAGGTCAAACGAAGTCTATTGAGTACCGTATTCGTGCTCTTCAGCAATTAAGACAAGGAATTGAGAAATATCAGCAACGTATTCTTGACGCACTCCGTGCGGATCTAAATAAATCTGAAACAGAGGCTTATGGCTCCGAGATTCGAATTGTGTTGGGTGAACTGGATTTTGCATTGGAACACTTGGAGGAATGGGCAACACCAAAACCTGTGCCTACAAATTCTGCTATACCTGATGGTACAAGCCTAATTTATCCAGAACCTTATGGAGTTGCTCTTATTATTGCACCATGGAACTATCCGTTCCAGCTGGCTTTCGGCCCTCTAATTGGAGCCATTGCTGCGGGTAACTGTGCTATTATTAAGCCGTCTGAATTAACTCCAGCCGTATCACGTCTGACTTATAATTTGATTCATGAGATATTTCCTAGTGAGTACCTGGCAGTTATGGAAGGAGAAGTCGAGACCAGTACAGCATTGCTGAAAGAAAAGTTTGATTATATTTTCTTTACAGGCAGTACAGGTGTTGGCCGCATTGTTATGAAGGCAGCTGCTGAGCATTTGACTCCAGTTACGTTAGAACTAGGGGGTAAGAGCCCAGTCATAGTTCATCAGGATGCGGATTTGAAGCTGGCGGCTCAGCGCATTGTTCGTGGTAAATTTCTGAATGCTGGGCAAACCTGTGTCGCTCCTGACTATTTGCTTGTACATGAGGATGTACATGACAAATTAGTGGAATTGATCGGTGCAGAAATTCAGGACAAATTTGGAGACGATGTGTTGCAAAATGCTGATTTTCCGCACATTGTCAACGCACGTAACTTTGATCGTTTAGCGGTGTTACTCCAAGATGGCAAAGCAGTGATTGGTGGACGATCTGAACGTGATCAGCTGCTCATTGAACCAACAGTACTGGGGGAAGTGGATTGGAAATCCCCAGTGATGCAAGAGGAGATCTTTGGTCCAATTCTTCCTGTGTTTAAGTATACTGATCTTAACCCGATGCTAGATGAGATTGTTCGCCGTCCAAAACCACTGGCATTATATCTCTTCACGCAAGATGAAAATCTGCAGAATCAGGTTCTGAATCAAGTATCTTTTGGTGGTGGTTGTATTAATGACACATTGTCTCATATGACATCACATTATCTTCCATTCGGCGGCGTAGGAGAAAGTGGAATGGGTTCTTACCATGGTCAACAGAGTTTTGATGTGTTCTCTCATCATAAGAGCATTCTTAAACGCAGCGAATAG
- the lexA gene encoding transcriptional repressor LexA, which translates to MSKISSRQQAILEFIRNEVRLKGYPPSVREIGEAVGLASSSTVHGHLDRLEKKGLIRRDPTKPRAIELLSQEESEHSHQFAHSVARIPVVGKVTAGVPITATENIEDYFPLPTHYVGDQKVFMLSVVGDSMVEAGIVNGDYVIVRQQQTADNGDIVVAMTEDDEATVKTFYKEKDHIRLQPENSTFEPLRLKHVSILGKVIGLFRDIH; encoded by the coding sequence ATGTCGAAGATATCCAGCAGGCAACAGGCTATTCTGGAGTTTATACGCAATGAAGTCCGGTTGAAGGGGTATCCTCCTTCCGTACGCGAAATTGGTGAGGCCGTTGGGTTGGCTTCCAGCTCTACAGTACATGGACATCTGGATCGTTTGGAGAAGAAAGGTCTGATTAGACGCGACCCAACCAAACCAAGAGCCATTGAACTTCTCAGCCAGGAAGAGTCAGAGCATTCACATCAGTTTGCTCACAGCGTTGCTCGCATTCCAGTCGTGGGTAAAGTTACTGCAGGGGTTCCAATCACAGCAACAGAAAATATCGAAGATTACTTCCCTCTTCCTACGCATTATGTAGGCGATCAGAAAGTATTTATGCTTTCGGTCGTGGGAGACAGTATGGTTGAAGCAGGCATTGTTAACGGAGACTATGTTATCGTACGTCAGCAGCAAACTGCGGATAACGGCGACATCGTAGTAGCCATGACTGAAGACGATGAAGCAACGGTAAAAACGTTCTACAAAGAAAAAGATCATATTCGTCTTCAACCGGAAAATTCGACTTTTGAACCATTGCGTTTGAAACACGTTAGCATCCTGGGCAAAGTCATTGGCCTTTTCCGTGATATTCATTAA
- a CDS encoding LysM peptidoglycan-binding domain-containing protein has product MRYSTYQSIYEPVHSEVVETNIRNFKKVFAKGNVPTWVLKLIIVSLIILVGCSTVLTVFAGNENDLLPGGKIAVSQGDTLWSISLNHKPETMDTRIYIEAIKKVNQLGSTSIQVGQVLILPQFTQ; this is encoded by the coding sequence ATGAGATATTCTACTTATCAAAGCATTTACGAACCGGTGCATTCAGAAGTGGTTGAAACGAACATAAGGAATTTTAAGAAGGTTTTTGCAAAAGGTAATGTCCCAACATGGGTCTTGAAATTAATAATCGTAAGCTTAATTATACTGGTTGGATGCAGTACAGTATTGACAGTGTTTGCTGGTAATGAAAATGATCTGTTGCCTGGCGGGAAGATAGCAGTTTCACAAGGAGATACACTATGGAGTATATCATTGAATCACAAACCGGAAACAATGGATACACGTATATATATAGAAGCAATTAAGAAAGTCAATCAACTTGGATCAACTTCAATACAAGTGGGGCAAGTCTTAATACTGCCTCAATTCACACAATAA
- a CDS encoding DUF896 domain-containing protein, producing the protein MDIDSLVARINELARKQKSTGLTEEELAERAKLREIYLNNIRSNFRQQLDSIEIVDDENDQGHQGKLKH; encoded by the coding sequence TTGGATATAGATAGTCTGGTAGCACGTATTAATGAATTGGCTCGCAAGCAAAAATCTACTGGATTGACAGAGGAAGAGCTCGCTGAACGTGCCAAGCTTAGAGAAATCTATTTGAATAACATTCGAAGCAATTTCAGACAACAACTGGATTCGATTGAAATCGTAGATGATGAGAACGATCAAGGCCACCAAGGCAAACTCAAACATTAA